The Coffea arabica cultivar ET-39 chromosome 6e, Coffea Arabica ET-39 HiFi, whole genome shotgun sequence genome contains the following window.
GACAAGAAGAGATAccaaaaattgataaattttcCATAATACAGAAAGATTGGGTAAGAGATGATTTAACTGATggcacaaaaataaaaataaatatgctAGTTATGAGATTTATTTGTTTAGAAAGTAATTTTTTAGGTTTTTATTTGTCTAATATTTATTGGAAAAGATATGTTAAAACTTATAAAATATTAAGATGTATAAATCATATCtctaataaatatttaaaatggAATATGAAAAAACGATACTTTTTGCAATAAGACTACAAGCGTTGTGCTAGGAAAGATGTATATAATCTATTTTTgttatgaaataacaaaaaatgtggatgtccctttgtattcccaaggggattaattcatgattttatggctacattatgtatagaagttacaatccataaatctattcatgtagtggagaaaccgtttcataggtttcttcatattattgtagtagTGGATGTTTAATAGAATTCATGTACTTTTAATCTTGTAgtgcctatatatagaggtacattgagaCCCTTTGTGAGACTTTTGTATCTTGTTGAAATATAAGGATAtctttctcccttttctctacttctttctcAAATATCTCTATTCATATTATAgtagtttattagttttacaacacgtTATCAGCATGAAAGCtctacttttgagcaaaagatGAAAACGGAGGCTCTACATTGAACAAAGGTGAAGCACTAGATTTTATCGAAATTCTGCTCAAGAAAATTCTAAGGTAAATTTCTAACTCAAaaacttatttcaatttcttatggctaatcttacaaaacaagagtttgtacctcttgatatttctggaaaaaattatttatcatgGGTATTGGATGTTGAAATCCATCTTGAGGCAATGGGTCTTGGTAATACTATTGTGGAAAAAAATGAATCCTCAAACCAAGACCGTGCCAAACCTATGATTTTTTTTCGTCATCATTTAGATGAAGGATTAAAATCAGAGTATCTTACTGTTAAAGATCCTCTTGTCCTTTGGCGAGATTTGAAAGAAAGATTCGACCACCTGAAGTTGGTCGTTCTTCCAAAAGCCCGATATGATTGGCTTCACTTACGGCTGCAAGATTTTAAATCTGTCAACGAATATAATTCAGTCATGTTCAGAATCACTTCTCAATTATCATTATGTGGCGAAAAAGTCACTGATGAAGATATGTTAGAGAAAACATTTTCTACTTTTCATGTCTCTAACATGCTCCTGCAGCAGCAATATCGAGAGAagggatttaaaaaatattctgaacTTATTGCATGTCTTCTCTTGGCTGGACAAAACAATGAATTGTTGCTGAAAAATCATGAGTCCCGACCAACTGGTGCAAGTCCATTCCCTGAAGCGAATGCGATCCAATTTCAAAATTCtggtcgaggtcgtggacgtggccgtagAGGTGGCCGTGGAGGAGGTcgcggacgtggtcgtggccgtggacgTGATCGTAATAAATTTGTGCCTCGTGAAAATTTTAACCGTGGCAAACAACAAAATGTTTTCCAAAAGAGGGAAAATAACTACGatcagaaaaatgaagaaaagaaagtttatgaagaaaaatgctaCCGGTGTGGTATGGAAGATCATTGGTCCCGTACCTGTCGTACGGCTGAGCATCTTGTTGACCTCTATTAAGCatcattgaaaaagaaagacaaaggtGTTGAGACAAATTTCATTGATCAAAAGAATGACTATGATGATGGTAATGATGCTGACATGACACACCTCGATGTTGCTGATTTTTTTGAGCATCCTGAAAATGTCAACAAATATCCCATGATTATTTAGATATTTTTATGCTGCTTTATATCTTTCATGTAATTTcctttccattgaatatttattttcgcatctttattaatatttatttttgtttgaaattttcttcctgaagaagaaattgatATCAAATATTTGAGATTAAATAATGGTGATGATGATATTTGTTTCATTGATAGTGCTACTACGCACAccatattgaaaaataaaaaatatttttcttgtttgaaaATGGGAGAGACAAATGTTAATACCATTAGTGGTAGTGCAAAATTGATTGAAGGCTCCGGAAGAGCCACTATATTTCTCCCTGAAGGGACTAAAATTATTGTAAATAATGCACTATTCTCTTCCAAGTCTCGAAGAAACTTGTTGAGTTTTAAAGATATCCGCGAAAATGGATATCATATCGAGACAATGACTGAgacaaatggtgaatttttattaatcacaaGTATCATTTATGGAAAAAAATGCGAAATAGAAAAAttaccttctttttcttctgggttatattatgcacaaattagtacaattgaaattcatcaccTAGTAGACCAGAAGTCTACTCTTCCTAATGATTTTATGATTTGGCATGATCGTTTCGGACATTCCGGATCTATAATGATGAGACGAATAATTGAGAATTCACATGGTCACtcattgaaaaatcaaaaagtaTTAAAAGCCAATgaattctcttgtgttgcttGTTCTTAAgggaaattaattattagaccaTCACAAGTTAAAATTGGGACTGAATCCCCTGCATTTCTAGAACGAATTCATGGTGATATATGTGGGCCTGTAGATCCACCATGTGGACCATTTCAATATTTTATGGTGCTAATTGATGCATCAACTAGATGGTCACATGTATGTTTATTATCTACTCGCAACTTGGCATTTGCGAGATTGCTTGCTCAAATAATTAAATTGCGAGCATAATTTCCAGATTATTCAATAAAGAAAATTCGTCTAGATAATGCTGGTGTATATTCGTCACATGCTTTTGACGATTATTGTATGTCCATTGGAATAACTGTTGAACATCCTGTAGTTTATGTTCACACATAAAATGGTCTAGTCGAATCACTTATTAAACGGCTACAATTAATTGCTAGACCATTGTTGATGCGGTCTAAACTTCCTTCATCTGCTTGGGGACATGCTATTTTACATGCAGCAACACTTGTGAGAATTAGGCCGACAAGTTATCATACTTATTCTCCCCTACAATTAACTTTTGGTTATGAGCCCAATATTTCTCATTTACGAATATTTGATTGTGCAGTATATGTCCCAATTGCACCGCCCCAACGTAGTAAATTGGGCCCCCAAAGAAGATTGGGGATATATGTCGGATATAAATCATCTTCAATCATAAAGTATATGGAACCATTAACAGGTGATTTATTTACTGCGAGATTTGCAGATTGCCATTTTGATGAATCATATTTTCCGACATTAGGGGGAGATAAAAATCAAcctaaaaaagaaattatttggaaaaaatcGTTGAATTTCCTTGATTCTCGTACTAAAGAATGTGAACTAGAAATTCAAAGGATTATATATTTGCaaagaattgcaaatcaattaccGGATGCATTTAACGACTCCAGAAGAGTtactaaatcacatattcctgcTGAAAATACTCCGATTAAAATTGATGTCCCTGAAGGACAAATTACAAGTGCTAATGAGTCTAAAGCACGCTTGAAGCGTGGGAGACCTCTTGGTTCTAAAGATAAAAATCAtcgaaagaaaagaggagtAGATGAATCAACAATTAgtgacaaaattcaacctccTGAAGAGGTCGCTCCTAAAGAGCCAATTCTTaaagagaatgaaattatagaaaattcaaaaaaaaatttcacttcaagaaaaagttggaaccgaaaagaaataattattgataatatttttgcatataacgtagcacttgatattatggCAGAAGACGAGAATCATGAACCTAgatcggttgatgaatgtcgACGTAGAAATGATTGGCCAAAATGGAAAGATGCGATCCAATCTGAATTGGACTTACTGgctaaaagaaaaatttttggacctgtagtccaaacacctgaaggtgtaaagccagtaggatataaatgggtatttgtgagaaaaagaaatgagaaaaatgaaattgtgaggtaTAAAACTAGACTTGTAGCCCAAGGATTTTCACAAAGGCctggatttgattatgatgaaacgtattcaccttagatatcttgtgagttttgcaataaatgaaaaattagatatgcgtctaatggacgtcgttactgcatatttatatgggaatcttgaaaataatatttatatgagaatccCCGAAAGATTCAACATGCttgaagcatgcaaatcaaattctaaaaatatttattctagTAAATTACAAAGGTCTCTGTATGGGCTCAAACAATCtggacgtatgtggtataaTCGCCTCAATGAATGTCTGACTAAAGAAGATTAtaccaatgatccaatatgtccatgtgtttttatcaagaaaaatggatcaaattttgtgataattgcggtatatgttgatgatctaaatttAATTGGAACTCttgaagagattcaaaatagtattgaatatttgaagaaagaatttgagatcaaagattttggaaagacaaaattttgccttggtttacaaattgagcatttgaaaggtggaatttttgtccaccaaactACTTATACCCGGAAGGTATTAAAACGATTTTATATGGACAAAGCACATACATTGAGTACCCCAATGGTTgtcagatcattagatcctaataaggatccttttagaccacgagagaaaaatgaagagatatttggtcctgaagtaccatatctcagtgCAATTGGTGTACTAATGtatcttgctaattgtacaagacctgatatatcatttgcagtaaatttattagcaagatttagTTCCTCGCCCACAAGACGACATTGGAATggtattaaacatatttttcgctatctccaaggaacaataaatcttggtttattttattcaaataaatccaaacctgaATTGGTTGGTTATGCTGATGCTGGGTATTTATCCGACCCACATAAAGCAAGATCTCAGACTGGTTATTTATTTACATATGGAGGCACAGTCATTTCTTGGCGATCTACAAAGCAATCACTAGCCGCCACTTCATCGAATCATGCtgaaataatagcaattcatAAAGCCAGTCGAGAATGTGTTTGGTTAAGATCAATGACCCACTATATCCGAAAGAATTGTGGGTTATCctctggaaaaaaaaatcctccaactATATTATATGAAGATAATGCAGCTTGTATAGCTCAATTGAAAGGAGGATATATTAAAGGAGATAGGACGAAACAcatttcaccaaaattcttttttactcatgatttgcaaaagaatggtgAAATTGATGTGCAACAAATCCGATCAGATAATAATCTGGCCGATTTATTTACCAAGGCATTACCAACTACGACATTTGAGAAATTGGTGAAGAGTATTGGAATGCGacgattaaaagatctcaaatgacgtttgcatcagggggagaaattattacacaagaatagtgtactctttttccttcactagggtttttggtcCCCACTGAGTTTTTCcctagtaaggttttaacgaggcatattctttgtataatggacatccaagggggagtgttatgaaataacaaaaaatgtggatgtccctttgtattcccaaggggattaattcatgattttatggctacattatgtatagaagttacaatccataaatctattcatgtagtggagaaaccgtttcataggtttcttcatattattgtagtagTGGATGTTTAATAGAATTtatgtacctttaatcttgtagtgcctatatatagaggtacattgagaCCCTTTGTGGGACTTTTGTATCTTGTTGAAATATAAGGATAtctttctcccttttctctacttctttctcAAATATCTCTATTCATATTATAgtagtttattagttttacaacaattttGCATAATTAAAATGAAACAGCCAGTCTAAGAATTATCATTTTTAGTTAAGTCGTATTTAATCACAAAGCacttttttaaactatttttgaTATCTTGCTTAACTTTTGGCTATTGGATTTGTAGCAGTTAATTGCTTTCCTTTTGTAACCGTTAGATTGTGCAATGGTAAAATTCAAACAATATTTGCAAGTCATAGGCCATTGCTTTACTTCCTTCAATGACTCGCTATGATTGGATGCTTATTATTTGCTAAGAGTTAGGCTGTCGTTTGTATAAATTTTAGCCACTTGATCAATTGTTCTTTGTACTGTCAATATACATTCACCAATAGATTGGACCACGAATCAATGGAGTGGTTTACTTACCATTGACTACTTTTTTAGATGAAATGTTTGACATCAGTAAACATGAAGGCACATTTGACAAAGCAGATTAAATCTCAAAAGCTTTTATTCATTTTGTTTGTTCTCATAGCTTCCTTCTTGGTGAATTCTGTAAAACAGAGAATACAAGGTCTGCAGCTCCACCTTTTCCTATTGCTTGGTGAACTCTTGTCTGCATTGCTCTTCTGTTTAATTAGTTATTCAGTTACTTGTTGGCTTAGTAACATGCTTCTTTGCATGAATGTTTTATGCTTTATTTTTGTACCTTCCaactagaggtggcaaatcaacccacttaactaaatttatccatacccgcccatgaatagatgaGTATgtgtatcttaaatttttgtatatgggtataaatgggttacccaataatacccatttattgtatcttaaatttttgtatatgggtataaatgggttacccaataatacccatttaataaatggatattTTTTGGTAACCCATCGAACCTAATTAACCTatttaaaattctcttcccctaaatctcttcttttcccccacctatttttttttcaaatttttcattttgtcatgatgttaactacttttgtttcattattattattatttgttggttttattttattattttgttttctcttagtttgttaacttgctcatttttcagcattaccaatttatgataaatttgagcctcttttcttatctttctaaaatgaaattttaaatttatatatggaaaaaatgttaggggttaaaaatttttggattaaatttttatattaacttttatggtacttagttcaaatttttatattcttattattcaattattaaataatatgtaattttgtgaaatagagtataaatgaaaaaaatttggtaattaggcttattgaacattataagtaaatatttaaaactaatgatgggtacaaagagcggtataaattgataacttagtttgcaaaaatgaatttaaatgaatttacaaaaaattaaaataaatgggttataaatgggtaattgggttacgcaattcattttttgacttacccatttatacccatctaattaaatgggtataaatggattgactcacttatacacattacccattttacccaatccaaacccgcccaagtcacccattttgacacctctacttCCAACTCATTATTCTACACCTCAAATTTCCAGACTGTTTACTACTAATGAGTACTTCTCAATGGGCACTAGATCTGTGCAGCACAGCCCACCTTTACTAGTGTGTGTGTATTCTTCTTTATAAATTAGAAACACTAGACAAGATagagaaaaatccaaaacaagACATCATCCCACTGACTAAAATAAATAGGGTAGTAATATAGAGTGTGTTAATATAgagaattatttgaaataattgctATAGCACTTTAtataatgtgatgtatgtgaaataaaagggtgattaagaatataaaaaggatgtatttatgatgcaagcaaaatattatttggaataactTAGCTATATAAATACGCTTATAGTTCTCAGGATAGGACATGTAAATGTAAAATTGCGTCAAAGATTTTAGTGGTTTTATATGGCATATGAGTCTTCAATATAGATACTACAAGCTTTTCAACATTATGATTTACATAGATTGGGGGTGTGACACAAATTTTTCATGCATGTGAGATCAAATAGGAtggaaaatattaattttttgggtattttctTAGTGAATTTTTGCAAGCTAATTTAGATTATGGTAAAAATGATTTTCGAATAGTGCGACTAGGATCCCAAGAATACGGGAACTTCTAACTGACTAAGGTCTTGAACGAGAAATGTAAATCTTCAAATTATATTTAGTAAGAAAAGAACATTCAAAATTACAACCTAAGATTGCTTGGGAGATAACTCCGACGCTCAAGTTAGAGACAAGTTAGGTTATAATAGAGTTTAATTTACACTATatcaagtaaaataataaaaagtgtAGGAAAATGATCCTTTAGCATATGGAGGCACCAATTTACTTATAGACCTTTGGGCAAAGACATTGTCAAATATTAGTGTTGTAGAAGTTGGTCTCATTTTATTGGCAACTCGGATTGAGTTACATCTTGTACTAGAGGTGTAAACGATCTGAGTATCAAATGCAATTACCTTTCATGATTACAAGTTTTGATTGGTTCTTCCTACTTTGATAATTTTAATACTCTATTATTAAAGTTTGTGCTCTACAAAAAACTTCTTATTACTTTCttatattatttttgtttttcttgttagtttttaactaattttcttttcttttcttaaaatttattTCCTAAATCACTCTTTGAATAAAGTTCCTCACCTACGACCTTGTTTAGCTAATTAATGTATTACGATTCAACAAAAAATAGGGGTAATTCCTACCCAAGTAAAGATTTTCTCAGCCACTACCATTGTTAATACTactatatttaatttttttttaattctttatcGACATGTTCAAATATTTAAAGTCTCTTTTTCCCCTATTTATCTTAGGTATGGGTACTTTCGAACATAAGATTGACATAGAAGTTTTTAAGAATTAATTTGTAATTTCAgtataaaagtaataaaacacaagaagaagaaacttTAGACAAGTTTTTGATGTTGGATTATAACAAACTAATGCAACATAAAATCATAGATATCAAGATGAGGCAaaatattttattgatgaagaaAATTTACATCAACTAGAATACTTACTTGGTTGATGGACTTTGTACAATGGTTGGATTGATGACTTTTCTACAATGGTTGAATATGCTAATTGATGGTTCTAatataaaacaaaaagaaggaacaagaaaatgattttctagttaATAATCCAAAAGTTGTTTGGATTATTGCCTGAAATTTGTTCTTACAATTGCTGTCTTCAGAGCAAAGGcttgaatttggaaacaaaCATGAGTTTTTCTTTCCCTATGGCCTCTTTTATCTTTGTTGTAGATTCCTCCTTTTATAGTTGCTAGAACTTCTGTTCCTTTGTTAAATTATTGGAACTACACTGTTTTTTTTATAGACATCAAAACTGCTAATTGTTCTCTAACTCATTGATGGGTATCCGATACTTTTAGTTGTGGATTGAGTCATTCTAAATTCCTGATAGGACTTGGTAATTGGCATGGTATCTAATGAAAGTGCTTTAAAGCTATTGGTGCGTTGACTTGACATGACATCTTATCTTGACCGTCGTATTTTGCATGTTTGATTATGACCTGTTTCCCATTTGCTTTGCTTAATTGACAAAGTGATTGACCTTCTAGTATAAAAGAATTTGGTATACAAATAAAAGAATTATTGAATTGAGGAGTAATAAGACCAAGGAATAGCAGACATCGTAGCATAGAAATAATGTTAAAATTAAAAGAGGAAAAGTTAGAatggtaataaattataaaagaCTTAATGATAGTACTTATGAAAATTAGTACAAAATACTAGATAAAGACCAATTAATAAATTGCATTCAAGGAGCAAAAATATTTGATTGTAAATCAGGATTTTGGCATGTAAAGATGGATGATGAGTCAATTCCATGGATAGTTTTTACTTGTCCTAATGGATAGTTTTACCCTTTGGATTAAAAAAAGCTCCgtctatttttcaaagaaagatGGATGGAATATTCAGTAAatataaatcatttattttactatatatagatgatattttagtttttagcaaAAATCTAGATGAACATTATGAGCATTTATACATAGTATTCAATGATTTTCTACAAATTGGATTAATTATTAGCAAGAAGAAAATAGAATTAGCTAATGAATATATAGAATTTTTTAGGAATGAAAATACAAAAAGGTAAAATAAAATTCCAAAATCATTTAGTTAAAAAGTtattaaaatttccaaataaaatggAAGAAACCAAACAATTACAAGCATTTTTAGGAATATTAAATTGTGCTAGAATGTATATAAAAGATTTAAGTAAAATTATAGGACCATTATATAGTAAAACTAAAGCAGGAGGACAGAAATATTTTAATAAAGAGGATATAGAATTAGTTAGAACAATAAAAGAGATATGAAAGGATCTACTAGAACTAgatttatttttagaaaataattaTATAGTAATAGAAATGAATGCCAAGGAATTAGGTTGGGAAGCCATATTATTAGCTAAACCTCATAAATATATAAGtacaaatgaagaaaaaatttgtaGATATGTATCgagaaaatatgaagaaaatGGATTAATCAGTTTAGATTATGAAATTTTAGGAATAATTAATGCCCTAAATACATTTAGCTTATTTCTAAATAAACCATTTATAGTTAGAACTGATTGTGAAACAAtagtaaaattttataataaaactaatgaaaaaaaattaagtaggAAAAGATGGCAGAATTTTGTAAATACTATAACAGGAAATGGTTATCAAGTAATATTTGAGCATATAAAAGGTAAGAACAATAGTTTAGCAGATTATTTATCAAGAAAAGTAGctaaatttatttgtttgtgaTTTTGCAGATGGGAAATAAGAAATTGACCTTTAGTCAATCTCACTTCCCAAACATGTCAAAGGAACTAATCTCaattttaaaccatttttaacaaatatagaATTGGATAATAGCCAGCAATGTTCGCTTGATAATATATAGAATGCTAGAGGAGAAACATCTAAAACAGTAAGAGTTTTAAATGATTTAAcgtattatttttcaaaaatagaacaaaaatcCCACGGGTAGAAGTGTTCTTATTATGCTGTCTTCTGTGGATATCATCCTGGAATATATCATCAATGGGTAGAAGTTTTACAACAAATAGATAATTTTCGAAACTCATGGTATAAAGGTTTTTATAGCTTTCGAGTAGCAGAAAcatgtagaaaaaaaaatataggaaTTAATTTCTATGTCAATAGAAGTGTTCAAGATTATTTAGATGGAAATATTGTAGAAAGTAATCCGCAAAGAAAATTAGAATTCTGTAACCATTGTAAAacaatttctaaaaattttaacTTATTAAACGATAAATGTAGAAAGttagaggaagaaaaagaattgctaatagaaaaaataaaaaaaatttcagctttactGTGTCTAAATctttccaaaagaaagaaaattttttagaaaaatatctCTCAGTcctaaggaaaaagaaaacatgagtgcccaatttttcttcttctgaCAAATCACATTGGCACCACTTCCCGAATAATTCAAAAAATGATCATCACAACAAGATTAATATGATGATCACTATTCAAGAATTCTTATAGGATAtcccaaaattcaaattttattcgGCCGGTATGTTATTCATTTGGGATAGATACTATGTATGGATTTCAAATTGCGTGTCCTAGAATTGATCATCTTTGTAAAATACTTCCTTTAGAAAGACAAAATTGcaagtgtcatttttttttttcagttagaGGTATCCGGACCTACACCCAACTAGTCCCCTAACCCTGAGGAGAGCAGGTCCCACCGATCCTCAGGAAGATACCCCAGGCTGCCCAGCTTCGGAATCGAAACCAGGACAGACGCCTTAACTAAGAACGCGAAACCCAGTCGAGCAACCCGTGGGGGCCAAGTGTCATTTGCCGTATAGCATTTGCAAAGTAACTATTTATCCGGACATTTGTCAACATTGGTGTTGCACATAGAAGGACAAACCGTGATTCTCACATCCCAAAATATTCTAGAATATGGATTTGTTTATTCACTAATTTCCTCCGATCCAAATCAGATAGACcaatttggtaaaaaattaGCATATTTATTATATATGGGTTTGTTTATTCACTAATTTTCTCCAATCCAAATCAGATAGACCAGTTTGGTAAAAAATTAGGATATTTAGTAAATTTTTATTTAGCCAAGATCAATGTAGATATGTAAAAGCCACAGTATTTAGCAAATAACCAGAATTTATTCGGAGCATATGTCAAACCAATGATATCTTTTGACGTTGGAAAAAAAAGATATCATTTGAGAATTATTCTTggaaatgcaaaaatcataCAATAAGGGAGCAAATCAATCATTGGATAGCAAACAAATCACATATGACAGATTCAAAGGAAATGAAACCCGATTAAACTGGCCATCACTTGTTTTAGAAGATGATTGCTAGAAAATTTACTGTGGATGGAAATTTCCAAATATACAATTTTGCAAAGAGCAAATTTAGAAACATTGGTGGAATTATACATAGGGAAAATTTGTCAGAAAT
Protein-coding sequences here:
- the LOC113693254 gene encoding uncharacterized protein is translated as MGLGNTIVEKNESSNQDRAKPMIFFRHHLDEGLKSEYLTVKDPLVLWRDLKERFDHLKLVVLPKARYDWLHLRLQDFKSVNEYNSVMFRITSQLSLCGEKVTDEDMLEKTFSTFHVSNMLLQQQYREKGFKKYSELIACLLLAGQNNELLLKNHESRPTGASPFPEANAIQFQNSGRGRGRGRRGGRGGGRGRGRGRGRDRNKFVPRENFNRGKQQNVFQKRENNYDQKNEEKKVYEEKCYRCGMEDHWSRTCRTAEHLVDLY